One segment of Erigeron canadensis isolate Cc75 chromosome 2, C_canadensis_v1, whole genome shotgun sequence DNA contains the following:
- the LOC122587102 gene encoding polyadenylate-binding protein 2-like, whose protein sequence is MDHTGEQDQEHDVYGGEIPDEAEMDADYDMSREEQEDVEANPNNSKDLEEMKKRLKEIEEEAGALREMQAKVEKEMGSVQEDPNAAATLAEKEEADARSIYVGNVDYACTPEEVQQHFQSCGTVNRVTILTDKFGQPKGFAYVEFVELESVQNSLLLNESELHGRQLKVAAKRTNVPGMKQFRGRRPNPYGFRSRRPYMPVQPMFSSYGYGRIPRARRPMWYRPY, encoded by the exons ATGGATCACACGGGTGAACAAGATCAAGAACACGACGTTTACGGCGGTGAAATTCCCGATGAAGCCGAGATGGATGCCGATTACGATATGTCTAGAGAAGAACAGGAAGATGTGGAAGCTAATCCTAATAATTCTAAg GATTTAGAggagatgaagaagagattaaaGGAGATCGAAGAGGAAGCCGGTGCGCTTCGTGAAATGCAGGCGAAAGTTGAGAAGGAGATGGGTTCTGTTCAAG AAGACCCCAATGCTGCTGCTACACTGGCTGAGAAGGAAGAGGCTGATGCTCGTTCGATATATGTTGGTAAC GTAGACTATGCATGTACCCCTGAGGAGGTTCAGCAGCATTTTCAGTCTTGTGGAACTGTAAATAGGGTGACAATATTAACAGACAAGTTTGGTCAACCAAAAGGCTTTGCATACGTGGAGTTCGTAGAACTTGAATCTGTCCAGAATTCTTTGCTTTTGAATGAATCAGAATTGCATGGGCGCCAACTTAAG GTTGCTGCTAAGCGAACCAATGTTCCTGGGATGAAGCAATTCAGAGGGAGGCGTCCCAACCCGTATGGATTTCGCTCACGAAGGCCTTACATGCCTGTCCAACCAATGTTTTCTTCATATGGCTACGG AAGGATCCCAAGAGCCAGGAGGCCGATGTGGTACAGACCATATTGA